TCATGATCTTGACGGGCAACATCCGTCTCAAGCTTTGCATAAAAGTCAGCGTGCCACATCCGCAACCCACCGACTTCACTCAATTTATCTAGCCATTTCAAGTTTCCGTATCGGTACAGTACATCACCGGCATTTGGATGCCTTGGGCGCACAGGGACATCCCCCGTTCCAGATTTTGGTTGGTAGCCAGAGCTTAGTGGTGCGGATATACCTCGCATGGCCATTTCAAGCCTTGTTTGGTGTTCTTTTCTATACCAATACCAAGAACTCAAGAACGAGAGGCATGGAATCACGTCGCGATCGGGAGATGCAAGACACTCAAGATTCTTAACGATTTCAGCGTGCCTTTTCTCTAAGGCCCTGCTATCCAATTCGCTTAAATATCTATAACTTATATATTCAAATTCCCAAAAATCCGCATCATAGTTAGCCCTGGATTGCCCGAAAGATTTTATAGCACCTTCCGCTGGATATGCTCTAGGTAAGTTCAGCGATTGAATTTGAATTTTTTTCTGCACGAACAGCTCCCTGCCTTGGCACTATTGGTATGTTAAATTAATCAAGATATCATAATGCAAGCCTATCGCTGGTCAAGCTTTCACGCATCACTGTCTACCCATTCACCCTGGACGGAAAGACAGTGGAGCGCTGTCTACATTCTACGATCGGGACTCGATGCTTCTTGCATTCGATGGAGAAGATCCTCATATCGTTTTGTCGAAACACCCTGATTGCGCGCCAGCTTTTCGAGACTCGGCTCAATATACCGAAGATAGAGCCGACATTTCTTCTCATTGAATGTGTCCACGGTGGCATGGACATCCTCTGCTAGGGCAGCCGAATCTCGAAGGCAAAGTGCAAAGTGCTCCCGTTGACCCATCAGGAAGTCCAACAGAGCAGCAACCTCAGGCAATCCGGCAGGGAATCGATGGCTCACATCCCTGATCAGGGATTCGTTTTCCCTATTGAGCTTGTGCCATTCCGATCTGGCTTGCTCCGACTTGGTTACTACGCTCTGCCGCAGGGTAAAGAGCTCAGTCATCTTTGTCCTTCTGAGCGCCCACCAAGCTACAAACAGGCTCAATAGCGCGATCAGCAGCGTGATCGCGTCGACCAGTGAAACCTTCCCTATTTCCATCCGCCTGATCCTAAAGAGAAAGATCTAGGATAGCCGAACTACCCTGAATCGTCTGAGCTGGATGGAATGCCAGTACGCGGCCTGAACGCTGGCGTAGTAGCGTTGTGCCTTCCAACGAACCGCCCCTGGCCATAGCCGGAAAGCCCATGGACTGGGGCATGATGACCTAGGGGGTCAGATGATCAGTGACAACAGCGATGGCCGCTGGGGCTACAGAGCCGGCCCTTCAGATGCAATGAAACGCGAGATAGGCCAGATCGTCACGAATCACGCGGGCTGCGATCCTGCGCTTTATGCTCTATTTCACGCGCTATCAGGGGTGAGCACTGACCAAGCAAAGGTCATTTCTCGAACTCTTAAGTTGCGCTCCAACTCTTTACTCTCGCTCATAAAGGCTTTTCGGAGAGAAAACGAAAGTAAGCTGTATCCGCCGTTGGTGGAGCGGATCGACATCGCAATTTCACATTACGACAAGCTGACATCACTACGGAACGTAGTTGCACACTGGCAATGGTCGCTATCTCCCGAGGGCGAAGACAGTGCTATCGCAAGCAATTTCCTGAGCCTGAAGGAGCGTGACTCCAGCAATGAACGGGAGATAGACCTTCGCAATCTTCAAGAAATCTCTCTCGGATTGGTGGAGGTCATGTCGCTCATGCATTCGATTGCCGCTCTGATGGGAGCAAATCCTCCAACCTTCATCATTGATAAAGCCTTGGAAGCTCTAGACGACATCCTCAAGAAGGTCAGGGACACTCTTTTAGGCCTGCCAGATGTCTCGGACGATTCGCAGCCATGATTCGGTAAAGATCGTCCAGACGAAGCTCATTGAGCTCGGACGAATGCAGCCCCTCCCAGTACGCCACCGCTGCATTGATCATGACAGGGGTTACGATGATTGATTTGAGGATGGAAACTGGCTGCCCTGCATGTGCAGCCAGCGATGCCATTCGCTCCGCTTCAAGTCTCGCACTGAGGTCGCTCATGTTCACTCCTTGTCAGCCCGGCGCGTCTGAACAACGCAACACAAGGCGGGTCCGGTCGAGCCATGGCCCGCCGAACACAATGATTTCTGATGGCCTGCCGTACAGGTGGTGCAGCAGGAACGGGCCAGGGCCGAACACCTCAGGCTGCTCGCCGGGCAGGCCTGGGTCTGTGCCCAGATAGATCCCGGCATGGTTTGGGTGCACGGTGCGCCCCACGGCCATGACGATCATGTCGCCACGTTGCGGCCGGTCAACCTGGAAGAAGCCAGCCTGCTCGTAGAGCTGCTCGTACAGGCTCGGGTTGTCTGCGTGCTCCCACCACCCGTCCTCACGAGCGTAAGCGGGAAAGTCGATCCCCCACTGCCGCTTATACCAGTCAGCGCAGACCTGCCAGCAGTCCCAGGCACCGTGCACGAATGGGCGCCCCAGCAGTGCGGTCTCGCCAGTCGGTGTGATGGTCCGCAGGTCGCCCTCCGGCCACGACAGGATGTGCCAGGGCAGCCCTGTGGCTTCGCACATGGCAAGGTCACGCGGGGACGGCCTGCTGGTGGCGTCAGGGTGCGAGTGCACGATGCCGATCACCTGCCCCTGGTCTTCTGCCTCGGCGTACTGCTCGGCCGCGATCCGAAATTCCTCGGTCGGCTCGGTGGCCGCGTTTTGGCATGGGAAGTAAACCTGCTTGCGGCCAACCGCCAGCAGCAGCCCGCAACACTCGCGCGGGTATTCCGCCGCGGCGTGCGCTTGCACGGCAGCAAGGATGTGTTTTCGCATGCTCAGCTCCGTGCGATCAGGGAGACGGCGGGGAAACCACCAAAGGGCAGCGGATTGCCCACGCCGAAGCGCGGGACGCACCCGGTGCCCAGGCAGCCGTCGCATTCGTCAAGTTCAGGGTTGTCGGTCAGGTTGCCGTCCTTGTCACGGTACGGCCCGGTGTAGCCACAGTTCGGCCCCCGGTACCCGTTGGTCATGGCCCAGTGGCACAGCGTAGTCATCTGCCGCCCGATGGTCTCCCCGCCTACATCGCCAGGGCTGGCCAGCTCCCATGACACTTTCTGGCCGTTCTCCGACACCTTCTGGTCGATGTACCAGACCTCGATGCTCTCCTGGGTTGGATCTGCTCCGGTGTTACCATCCGGGAAGTTCGCCGCGTCCAGGAACTGGCCTAGCGTATTCCGGATTGTCAGCTTGAACTCGAGCAGGTCAGCGAAAGCGAAGCACAGCGCGGTGATCCTGCCGTTGACGTTGCCGACCGATATCGTCGGGCGCACAGCGGTACCGTCCGAGTTTGCCTCAATACCCTCAACCTGCAGCGGCCAGGCGCCATACTCCTCCCCCTGCCACCAGATCGATTTCGCCGGCAGCTGATCGGCGTCGGCGGCAGCCGCTGCGAGCTCCTGCGCCGTGTGCGGAATGGCGTGGCCATGAAAGCGCAGCACATCGGCGCCGAAGTCAGAACCATCCAGTTCGAACAGCAGCACCTCGGAGCCTGGCTCAAGCTTCTGGATCTGTGAAATCAGGCTCATGGGTGGTATGCCCTTTCAAAAGTCAGGCTGATGACGGCAATGCCGCCGGGGCGGCGCTGCTGGCCGATTCGCTCGCAGCGATACAGCCCGAGCTCGCCTTCCGGCGGGGTCCACAGGAACGACCTGAAACCGCCATGGGAGCGGATGAAGGCGACGATGGGGTCCACTTCCTCCGCGACACCTCCGAATGACAACGTCCAACTGTCGTTCTCGGCGTTGATCCCATCACCCACCACCTGGGTGTAGTTGTCGCCGAATTGCGACTTTCGGGTTTTCAGCACGCTCTCGCCACTGGCCTCATCATCTGGCGACCAGGTGAATGTCTCGATAGCCACGACTACCTCCCCTTCATGTTTCGATAGCTGGCCCCGCCTGGGCGCCAAGAGGCAGCGATAGCACGTTCAGCCACACCATCCATTTGCTTGACCAAGTTCTGCTCGAGCGCGGCAGTGTCGAGTTGCATGCCTTCCGAACTGCGATCTTCGACCGTGATGCTCATGGGCGCGCTGATCTGCACCACAGTGCCCCCTCCTTGGTTACCGCCCACCACCTGCACACCCAACGAGCCATCGGCGCCTCGTGCCAGCGGCATGATGGCTTCCGGACCTGCTTCGCCAGCAATGCCCAGCCCGCCACCGGCCATGCCAAAGCCTGTGGGCTTGGTCAGTACGCTGTTGGTAAAGGCGCCGCCCTTGGCGAACATCTGCACGCCGCCATCCCAGGCACCGCCCAAGGCCTGGAAGTAGGCGCTGGAGTAACCGGCCTGCGAAGCACCAAGGTTTGACGATACCGCTCCGGCAGATCCGGCCGGCAGGCCATTGCCGCCACCACCGCCGAAGTAGCTGCCAATCGCGGAAACGCCAATACCTACCAGGCCGCTGAGCAACGAGCTCGCAGCCTGCTGGCTGGCTATCCTCGCCATGTCGCTGATGATGCTGGTGGCGAAGTCCTTGAACTTCATCTTGCCGGTCATGGTGAAGTTCGCGAGCGAGGCGCTGGCCGAATCGAAGCCGGCGGTCAGGGCGCGGTCCGTTGCACCTGCTACATCAGTCGCATCCGCCTGGATATTCGCCCACGCCCGGCGCGCGCCGTTGCGATAGTCGCGCTGGGCTTCGAGGCGGGCGCTGTGGCCGTCCACCTCCATCTGCAGTTCGCGCGCCTGGTAGTCGGCCAAGTCGGCCAGACGTTCTTCATAGGCTTGCTGGCTGAGACGCCGAGAGACATCCTCCTGCTGCTCCTCCAACTGCCGGCGCGCCTCGGCGTACTTCTGCCGTACAGCGTTCAGGCGGTCGGCCTGCTCGCGCTCATCGTCACCCATACCGACCCCGGCCACGTCGGCATTTATCGCGTCCTGCCGGGTCTGCAGCACCACCTCCATGGCCTTGCGGTAGGCCTCGGCGCTGTTGCGCCGCTGCTCGGCAAGCTTCCGCTCAGCCTCGGTGCGCTGCTGAATGGTCGTGTCGCCGTAGGCGATGTTCAAGTTCTTGATGCCGAGCTCCATCTCGGCAGTGGTGATCTTGCCCTGGGCCTGGGCTTTACGCAGGCCCTCCACCCCTTTGGCCAGATCCTCCAGCCGTTTCTTCTCGGGCAAAGCGCGGTCGATAATGGCGTCCAGCGCCTTGATCTCATCCTTCAGGGCCTTGGTGCGGTCCTTGGTACCTGCCGTGGCGTCCTTGTTGGCCTTCTTCTGCGACTCGATTGCGCTCGCCGCCGACAGAATGGCTTGCCGATCCGTCTCGGTGAGGTCTGCATTCTCGGCGATGTAGCGGTTGGCGATCTTGAGCGCATCGCCGTTGTCCTGCAGGCCTGCGAGCTGCTTCTGGAGGGTCTCCAGGTACGTCTGACCTGCAGTGCTCATCCCCGCCTTGGCAGCGTTGTTGGCCAGGGTCTGCGCGGTGTTTTCTTCGGTGACGCCGTTGAGCACGCGCAGTGTTTCGGCGATCAGCGCCGAACGCTGGTCGGCGTCACTGACGGCACCGGCCTGGGTGATCCATTTCTGCACTGTACCTGCCGGCAGGTTCAGTCGGTCACCCACGTCACGCAGAATCGGCGCCAGGTCACCGCCTGCCGCACGCGCCTCATTCAGCCGGTCGACCAGCTCCTGATAGGCGCGCAACTGCTGGTTGTACTGGCCACCCGAATCACGCGCGGGCGCCGTAACCACTGACTGGCGGATGGACTGGGCCAGATCGCCGTAAGCGCTGCGTACTGCATCTGCAGCCCCGACCTGCTCCTGCTGCCATTTGCCCAGCGATGCCTCGCGCTGGTCGCGGTTGAGCTTGGCGAACTCCTCGCGCAGCTGCGCAACTGGCTTGTGCATGTCGTCCAGGCTGACGCCAGCCTTGTCGGCGCTATCGCCCAGGAACAGGAAGCTGGCGGCGGCGGTACCGGCGAGCAGAGCCAGGCCCGCCGGCCCACCGAGTGCAGCCAGCAGGCCACCCGTGGCAGCGCGCGTGAGGTTTGCCTGGGCGATGGCCAGCGCGTCGGTGGACGCCTTGAGCGCCGCCTGCTTGGGCAACAGCTGTGTCTGCACCAGCGACAAGCGCTGCAGGCCGGTCGCAGCGGCGACAGAGGCCTGAGCCTGCTGCACCTGAGCCTGTGCATAGATCCGCTGGGCCTCGGCCCCACGCAGGGCGGCGCGGGCGTTCTCCACCTCCGCAGCGCGCTGAGCCAGTGCTGCCTTCACAGCCAGGCCGGCCTTGGCAACGTACAGGGTGAGCGCGGCGGCACCCGCCCCGCCCATGGCGCTAGCAACCAGGTCCACGTTGTCAGCCAGCACCAGCAGGACTTTCGAGAGTCCGCCGACCGCCCCGGTGCGCTCCTCCATGTTGCCGAGGAAGGTGCCGATGGCGTTATTGATGTTGACCAGGGCGTCCTGCACGCTGGTGGACATATCGGCAGCGGCCTTGCGGTTGGCTTCAACCGTGCGCAGCAGGCCGGTGTTTAGGTCATCCAGAGAAAGCTTGCCCTGCACCCCAAGCTTGCGGATCTCCGCAGCACTCTTGCCGGTACCGGCGGCGATGGCGTCCACAATGGTCGGCATCGCGCTCTGAATAGAAACCCAACCGTCAGCATCGATCTTGCCTGTCTGCAGCGCCTTGGAGTAGGCGTCTAGCGCAGAGCCTGCCTTGTCGGCAGACGCCGCGTTGGTCACCAGCAGGAAGCTGAAGCTGTCGGTGATATCCAGGGTTTGCTGGGTGTTGAAGCCCAGGCTGCGCATCACGTCCGCCGTGCGGATGTAGAGCTCCTGTGCCTCAGCCAGTGGGCGATAGGTTTCCTGGGCGGTGCGCAGGAGACGCTCCTGCACCACCTGGTATTCGCCGGCGCTGCCAGCTGCAGCCCTCATCCGGTCGGACATCTGCCCGTAGGCGTCCACCTGCTTGATGATGCCACCGATCAGGCCCGCGCCAGCAACAGCGGCAAACGCACCACGCATCAGCACGCCAGCAGACTGAGCGGCAGATCCCGCCCTGTCGAAGGCTGAATCGACGGTGGCCAGGTTACGGTCCATCGCCTGGGCACTGCGCGCAACCACCTGGTCCGCGTTGGCAAGTTCCCGGCGCAGTTGAGCGGTGGTCGCCTCGATCTGGACCAACATGCCCTGGACTTGTTGATCGGCCATGCATTTCTCCAAGCACAAGAAAACCGCCCGAAGGCGGCGAGTTACTCTTCCTGGCGGCCCCGGAAGAAAGCCTTCAACTTGTCAGCAACGCTCACGGGTCGTCGCGGCGCGGATTGCTGGCCGGAGTTCTGTCCCTGGGCCTGCCCGCGGCCGGACCAGTCGAGCCGAGCATCGAGCGCGATCATGATTTGGGGTATTGGGGTGCGCCAGGCAGTGTCAGGCGGCCAACCAAGCCAGCCGGTGGCCACGCCGAACAAATAGTCGACGTAGCTCCCGTCCTTCACTGCGCTGTGCTGTCCGCCTCGTCCTTTCCCCGGGCGACCACGCTCGGCGGTACCGGGTTGAGCAGGACAGTGATGAACTCGGTCAGCTGGGTGGAGACCTTGGCCACGCCGGTCTGGAACACTTCAGCGGCGACCTGGGCATGCTGGTCAGCCTGCAGGCCGGCGCCAGCGACAATGATGTCAGCGCTCGAACCGATGCTCATGAGTCGCATCGATTCGAGCGCACCGCGCAGTCCTCCGAAGCGACTTTCGATCAGCAGAGCCGCTTCCAAGGTTGGCCGCAGGGTGTAGGTTCGCGCACCGACCACCAGCGTCTTGGTGCCATACAGAGCTTCGCTCATGGGGTTCTCTCAGTAGAGGACGGGGCCGAAGCCCCATCGATCAGGGGGTAGCCGGACCCGGCAGGATTTCGAGGATGTCGGTGTTGATGCCGAGCGTGATGTTGCGGCGCACGACGTTGTCGGCGGAACCGGCAGCCACCTTGTTGTTGCTCACCTTCACCGCGAAGTAGTACGTGGTCGGCAGAATTGCCGGGGTCGCACCTGGATCACCGTCATTCAGCGTGACCCTGATGTTGTAGTTGCCCTTGGAGCGGTCCTTGTGCGCTACGCCGATCGCCTTCTGACCCGCATCGCCGTTGTCCAGGCCTACGACCAGGGTCATGTCGCCCGCGTCGGCGGTGCCCTTGTACTTGCGCACGCGGCCATTGGACAGCGCGGTGAAGTTCACCGGGTTGAAGGTGTCGCCGAACTCGCCCAGGTCTTCGATCTCGCCCACATCGACGTAGGTGTCGGCCTTGTACTCGGTTTCGGTGTCGGCACCGGTCTTGCCGCCAATGGCCAGGCGGCAGCCGGCGGCTGTGTTGAGGTTGTCTTCGGCCATGGGGGTTCCTCCAAAGGCACATTGGATAAAGCCGCAGCGCGGCCGGTGGTTGAATCAGTGGGTGGTGATGACGCGGACCGTGATCGAGCCCTGGTAGGTAACGCCGTCAGCATCGCGCTGGGCGTCCGACTGGATGACGCGGACCGATACGGCGCGACCAACCTCCAGCGGCAGCGGTCGCTCGTCCAGTGCGGCGATCACCTCGCCGTTGATGCGCTTCACTTCGGCCTGGCCGACAGCATCAGACCAGACCGACAGGTACAGCAGGCGCTGCTCGCGCTTGCGCCCGGAGATCGGGCTTTCGTTGACCGAGACCTCGCGGTCGATCGACACGTAGGGCATATCGGCGTTCATTGGCGCGCCGTCGTAAATCGGGCAACTGACCTCGGCGAGGAGCCTGGCAAACAGCGCCTCTTGCAACGCAACAGACGGATCAGCCATTACCTACCCCCTGGCTCGCTTTACGGAGCGTGCGCCGTACGGCGGTCTCGATGTCAGCCATGACGTACTCGCGGTTCACGTCGATGGAGGGCCGAAGCCATGGGTGCGCCGGCCGGGCCGGAATGTCCGGGTACTTGCCGAAGAAGTGCTCGCCGTCGCTCTTGTTGGTGGCTCGACGGTTGCGATTTCCGGCGCGCTTGCTGCCGATATAGCCCTTGGTGCCGTACTCGATGAAGCGCAGGTAGAAGAACTTGCGGTTGTCGCGCTTGCCGCGGATTCCGATCTGCGCATCCAGGCCGCTGGGCGCCACGTAGATCTTCAGCGCTGCGGCGGCTGCGCCTGTGTCCTTGGGCATCAATTGCTGCTGGGTGGCAAGGACACGCTCAGCGGCGTGGCGCATGGCTGGGGCCAATTCGTTGTCCATCGTCTTGTGGATGTTGCGCAGCGTTCGCCGAAGGCGGATATCGCCGCGCATCTTCGAGCGGCGGGCCATGGCCTACTCCTTGTTCTGTTCAGCCTTGGTTGGCTTGGCGGTCTTCTCGGTGGCAACCTCGGTCACCTCCTCGGCATAGCCGCGGGCGATCAGCCCGGCGCCATACTCTTTTTCGACCACGAACTCTTCACCCTTCTCGCGATCGCCAGAGGCGCCGGAGAGGATGCCCAGGGCACGAATCTTCATTGTTCACCTCATCATGGGTTGGGGACGCTCGAGCACAGCAGGCGCAACATGTCCCGTTCGTTGTTAAGCAGCGGCGCTTCGATCGTGTAGGTCACTCCGGTACGGATTTCGGTGAACCTCCAACCCGCAACCACGTCGGTCCTGGGCCTGATACGGATCTCGGCACTGATCACTGCAGTGAGTTGTTCGGCCATCGGCATGACTCGGCCGCTGGGCATCGTGATCTCCGCCCAAACCTTGCCAACGTCGACCCATACCCTGTCGTAACCACCCGTGCTGTTTTGAACACGCTCCTCTTTGCTGAGGATTCCGCGGTGGCGCAGCGGCCCCGCCCTCATATTCCCCACCCGATTCGGTGTGGAGTCAGTAATGCGCTCGAGGCCATCGGCAGAGCAGTCGCGATGGTCCCTAGCACGACCTCTTCCCGATTTGCATAGAGGTGGCCAAAAATCAGCAAGCACGCCGCTTGAACTGCCGGGTTGATCAACATCGGAGATTCTCCAGCTGAACCCGCTGCGACTGCCGCATTGAGAGCATCAGCATCGGCGAAGAATTGGCGATTCAGATAGTCGCGGGCACGTTGCTCAGCGGCTTCGAGGAGAAGTTGTAGGTACTCATCGTCATCCTCTGGATCCCGCAGGTGATGCCTCGCCACCGCCATGTTGATGACGGGCATCTTCACTCCTCCAGCGGCGTTAGCGCTGCCAGATGCCGCTGCACAAGCTCCTCGCCATGGCGCCGCTCAACCTCATAGCCAGGGCCGCCGCGACGGCGCAGCTCGCCTTCATCCATGTATGACCGCATCGGGTAGATTTGAAGAGTTGCTGGATTGGGGTTAGCCGCAATCTCACCCTCTCCAGCCGACTGATCGGCTTCGTCAGCGTTGTCGGTCACGCCCGGCCCATTCTGATCTGCGACTTCCGATGCGACCGTGTCCGTACCGGGGGCTTCGGCAATGGTGCCCAGGTCGCTTGCAGCGATGTCCGATCCGGTACCCGAGTCTGCCTGTGTTTCCGGCAGCACCTGCTCTGCGCTCTCACCCGAGCCTGGAGCTGTTGGGGGAGCGCCCGACTCGCCAGGATTTGGCGAGACTGTTTCACCAGGCGAAGGGGGCAAAGCCCCATCCACGGCCTGGCCGCCGCTGGTTTCGGTGGTCGAGACAGGTTCCTTCGGCTCAACCGTGGACTCTGGTTTTTCCTGTTTACGTGCCATGGGAGTACTCCAATCGGGCGTCATTGCTGACGCCCCTAGCCAGAGAAATCAAGGAGTGATCAGCGGACCGGTGACGAACGCCTCATC
The Pseudomonas putida genome window above contains:
- a CDS encoding C40 family peptidase, which gives rise to MRKHILAAVQAHAAAEYPRECCGLLLAVGRKQVYFPCQNAATEPTEEFRIAAEQYAEAEDQGQVIGIVHSHPDATSRPSPRDLAMCEATGLPWHILSWPEGDLRTITPTGETALLGRPFVHGAWDCWQVCADWYKRQWGIDFPAYAREDGWWEHADNPSLYEQLYEQAGFFQVDRPQRGDMIVMAVGRTVHPNHAGIYLGTDPGLPGEQPEVFGPGPFLLHHLYGRPSEIIVFGGPWLDRTRLVLRCSDAPG
- a CDS encoding phage minor tail protein L, which gives rise to MSLISQIQKLEPGSEVLLFELDGSDFGADVLRFHGHAIPHTAQELAAAAADADQLPAKSIWWQGEEYGAWPLQVEGIEANSDGTAVRPTISVGNVNGRITALCFAFADLLEFKLTIRNTLGQFLDAANFPDGNTGADPTQESIEVWYIDQKVSENGQKVSWELASPGDVGGETIGRQMTTLCHWAMTNGYRGPNCGYTGPYRDKDGNLTDNPELDECDGCLGTGCVPRFGVGNPLPFGGFPAVSLIARS
- a CDS encoding phage tail protein; the protein is MAIETFTWSPDDEASGESVLKTRKSQFGDNYTQVVGDGINAENDSWTLSFGGVAEEVDPIVAFIRSHGGFRSFLWTPPEGELGLYRCERIGQQRRPGGIAVISLTFERAYHP
- a CDS encoding phage tail tape measure protein: MADQQVQGMLVQIEATTAQLRRELANADQVVARSAQAMDRNLATVDSAFDRAGSAAQSAGVLMRGAFAAVAGAGLIGGIIKQVDAYGQMSDRMRAAAGSAGEYQVVQERLLRTAQETYRPLAEAQELYIRTADVMRSLGFNTQQTLDITDSFSFLLVTNAASADKAGSALDAYSKALQTGKIDADGWVSIQSAMPTIVDAIAAGTGKSAAEIRKLGVQGKLSLDDLNTGLLRTVEANRKAAADMSTSVQDALVNINNAIGTFLGNMEERTGAVGGLSKVLLVLADNVDLVASAMGGAGAAALTLYVAKAGLAVKAALAQRAAEVENARAALRGAEAQRIYAQAQVQQAQASVAAATGLQRLSLVQTQLLPKQAALKASTDALAIAQANLTRAATGGLLAALGGPAGLALLAGTAAASFLFLGDSADKAGVSLDDMHKPVAQLREEFAKLNRDQREASLGKWQQEQVGAADAVRSAYGDLAQSIRQSVVTAPARDSGGQYNQQLRAYQELVDRLNEARAAGGDLAPILRDVGDRLNLPAGTVQKWITQAGAVSDADQRSALIAETLRVLNGVTEENTAQTLANNAAKAGMSTAGQTYLETLQKQLAGLQDNGDALKIANRYIAENADLTETDRQAILSAASAIESQKKANKDATAGTKDRTKALKDEIKALDAIIDRALPEKKRLEDLAKGVEGLRKAQAQGKITTAEMELGIKNLNIAYGDTTIQQRTEAERKLAEQRRNSAEAYRKAMEVVLQTRQDAINADVAGVGMGDDEREQADRLNAVRQKYAEARRQLEEQQEDVSRRLSQQAYEERLADLADYQARELQMEVDGHSARLEAQRDYRNGARRAWANIQADATDVAGATDRALTAGFDSASASLANFTMTGKMKFKDFATSIISDMARIASQQAASSLLSGLVGIGVSAIGSYFGGGGGNGLPAGSAGAVSSNLGASQAGYSSAYFQALGGAWDGGVQMFAKGGAFTNSVLTKPTGFGMAGGGLGIAGEAGPEAIMPLARGADGSLGVQVVGGNQGGGTVVQISAPMSITVEDRSSEGMQLDTAALEQNLVKQMDGVAERAIAASWRPGGASYRNMKGR
- a CDS encoding DUF3168 domain-containing protein, which codes for MADPSVALQEALFARLLAEVSCPIYDGAPMNADMPYVSIDREVSVNESPISGRKREQRLLYLSVWSDAVGQAEVKRINGEVIAALDERPLPLEVGRAVSVRVIQSDAQRDADGVTYQGSITVRVITTH
- a CDS encoding HK97 gp10 family phage protein, encoding MARRSKMRGDIRLRRTLRNIHKTMDNELAPAMRHAAERVLATQQQLMPKDTGAAAAALKIYVAPSGLDAQIGIRGKRDNRKFFYLRFIEYGTKGYIGSKRAGNRNRRATNKSDGEHFFGKYPDIPARPAHPWLRPSIDVNREYVMADIETAVRRTLRKASQGVGNG
- a CDS encoding phage head closure protein; the encoded protein is MRAGPLRHRGILSKEERVQNSTGGYDRVWVDVGKVWAEITMPSGRVMPMAEQLTAVISAEIRIRPRTDVVAGWRFTEIRTGVTYTIEAPLLNNERDMLRLLCSSVPNP
- a CDS encoding head-tail connector protein, giving the protein MPVINMAVARHHLRDPEDDDEYLQLLLEAAEQRARDYLNRQFFADADALNAAVAAGSAGESPMLINPAVQAACLLIFGHLYANREEVVLGTIATALPMASSALLTPHRIGWGI